A single window of Penaeus chinensis breed Huanghai No. 1 chromosome 9, ASM1920278v2, whole genome shotgun sequence DNA harbors:
- the LOC125028673 gene encoding wiskott-Aldrich syndrome protein family member 2-like, with protein sequence MNVSDIAFESVNRLPNSSVFLNSSFSRYSFAMLKIISRCTFPFFPPPNVFATPTMSLPFSLWAFPSALNYAHFSVPATSVGPLPMFGPPKPSSEIHFLEAPVLSPKPHSSGPHHGPPPTSYGPPDLPPPPPSFSSGPPNPHPPPSTSYGAPPPPRPSTSYGVPSGGHHASGPTVHVDFHAPFEYCEGDFKPLPPSGSYGPPPHRPRPFRNRQSPFKQFLGMMGIKG encoded by the exons ATGAATGTGTCTGACATTGCTTTTGAGT CTGTCAACCGTTTACCAAATTCATCAGTGTTCCTTAACAGTAGCTTTTCTAGAT ATTCATTCGCCATGCTTAAAATCATTTCCCGCtgtacttttcccttttttcctccgccTAATGTCTTCGCAACGCCCACCATGagccttcccttctccctgtgGGCGTTCCCCTCCGCCCTCAACTACGCCCATTTCTCAGTGCCA GCGACGTCCGTGGGCCCTCTGCCCATGTTCGGACCGCCCAAGCCCTCCTCGGAAATCCACTTCTTGGAGGCTCCCGTTCTCTCTCCGAAGCCCCACTCCTCCGGCCCCCACCACGGACCCCCACCGACCTCTTACGGACCCCCCgatctgccccctcctcccccctctttttcctctggcCCTCcgaacccccaccctcccccttccacgtCCTACGGAGCACCCCCGCCACCTCGGCCCTCGACATCCTACGGAGTTCCTTCAGGAGGGCACCACGCATCGGGACCGACGGTGCACGTGGACTTCCACGCGCCTTTCGAGTACTGCGAAGGAGACTTCAAGCCCCTGCCGCCCTCGGGCAGCTACGGCCCTCCTCCCCATCGACCCAGACCCTTCAGGAACCGACAGAGTCCTTTCAAGCAGTTCCTCGGTATGATGGGGATCAAGGGCTAG